A genome region from Nocardia sp. NBC_01730 includes the following:
- a CDS encoding tyrosine-protein phosphatase, producing MTLSPPADQYFLSGTFNFRDTGGLRTVDGAKVRPGVLLRSAQLSGLDDAGHAALRDLSVSDVHDLRGHREIEHIGADRLTEDVRLTVTPFDSRMAEAPPHEATARTAFTYMLEVYRMFPALPEANGAILAIAESIVRGEGAVLVHCAAGKDRTGWAIATLLRAVGVTEADVFTDFLLSNGAIPALRSLMTTQLLGGEEVSVDLLGVREEYLDTASTAMRDLHGDLDGYLAAVGLTPDLRARLRMRMLE from the coding sequence GTGACTCTCTCGCCGCCCGCCGACCAGTACTTCCTCTCCGGCACGTTCAACTTCCGAGACACCGGCGGCCTGCGCACCGTCGACGGCGCGAAGGTCCGCCCCGGCGTGCTGCTGCGTTCGGCTCAGCTGAGCGGCCTCGACGACGCGGGCCACGCGGCGCTACGCGACCTGAGCGTCAGCGACGTGCACGACCTGCGCGGACATCGCGAGATCGAGCATATCGGCGCGGACCGGCTGACCGAGGATGTCCGGCTGACCGTCACACCGTTCGACTCCAGAATGGCCGAGGCGCCCCCACACGAGGCCACCGCGCGGACCGCGTTCACGTACATGCTCGAGGTCTACCGGATGTTCCCCGCGCTGCCCGAGGCGAACGGCGCGATTCTCGCCATCGCCGAATCCATCGTGCGTGGCGAGGGCGCCGTGCTCGTACACTGCGCGGCGGGCAAGGACCGCACCGGCTGGGCGATCGCCACGCTCCTGCGCGCCGTCGGCGTCACCGAGGCCGACGTGTTCACCGATTTCCTGCTCAGCAACGGAGCCATCCCCGCGCTCCGTTCCCTGATGACGACGCAACTACTCGGCGGTGAAGAGGTCTCGGTGGATCTGCTCGGCGTGCGCGAGGAATACCTCGACACCGCAAGCACCGCGATGCGCGACCTGCACGGCGATCTCGACGGCTACCTCGCCGCCGTCGGGCTGACGCCCGACCTGCGCGCCCGGCTGCGCATGCGAATGCTGGAGTGA